In Candidatus Desulfofervidus auxilii, one genomic interval encodes:
- a CDS encoding DUF86 domain-containing protein, translating into MSKRGDREFLMDMLIACEKIMKYTRDLSYEDFRRNDMVIDAVVRNIEILGEASKNISEGLKKRYPEVEWREISRTRDKIIHFYFGVDLSIVWDIITVDIPPLRKKLEKITKEEGWEK; encoded by the coding sequence ATGTCTAAGCGAGGCGACAGAGAGTTTTTAATGGATATGCTCATTGCTTGCGAGAAAATAATGAAATACACGAGAGATTTATCTTATGAAGATTTCCGCAGGAATGATATGGTTATTGATGCTGTTGTAAGGAACATTGAAATCTTGGGAGAAGCATCCAAAAACATCTCGGAAGGACTAAAGAAAAGGTATCCAGAAGTTGAATGGCGAGAAATCTCAAGAACAAGAGACAAAATAATTCACTTTTACTTCGGTGTGGATTTAAGCATAGTTTGGGACATAATAACGGTGGACATTCCCCCTCTACGGAAAAAGCTTGAGAAGATAACAAAAGAAGAGGGTTGGGAAAAATGA